In a genomic window of Vicinamibacterales bacterium:
- a CDS encoding PadR family transcriptional regulator, giving the protein MPLDTWHEQLRRGSLDLAILLTVSPGPRYGLSIIQHLEAFTDLVVTEGTIYPILGRLTREGLLAAEWVEGEAPHARKYYRLTRMGAKRLAEMIGEWRALGGKIERLIAEAERNGRGSH; this is encoded by the coding sequence ATGCCGCTCGACACCTGGCACGAACAGCTTCGGCGCGGGAGCCTCGACCTCGCCATTCTCCTCACCGTTTCACCGGGGCCCCGCTACGGCCTGTCGATCATCCAGCACCTGGAAGCCTTCACCGACCTGGTGGTGACCGAAGGCACCATCTATCCGATCCTCGGCCGGCTCACGCGCGAGGGGCTGCTCGCCGCCGAGTGGGTGGAAGGGGAGGCGCCGCACGCGCGCAAGTACTACCGGCTGACGCGCATGGGAGCGAAGCGGCTGGCGGAGATGATCGGCGAGTGGCGTGCGCTCGGAGGCAAGATCGAACGGCTGATTGCCGAAGCAGAGAGGAATGGGCGTGGTTCTCACTGA
- a CDS encoding YaeQ family protein: MRPALMALSSSVFTFDIDLADADRGVYEHLDLRVARHPSESDTFLVARVLAYCLEHTDGIAFSRGLSDADDPPMAVRDLTGALQTWIDVGTPSVERLHRASKAAARVVVYIHKEHGQWLGSLEGARIHRAAELELRAIDRGLIRGLADALERRMSFALSVAEGELFVSLGDRTLSGRVERILLGRTAG, from the coding sequence GTGCGGCCGGCCCTGATGGCGCTCTCGTCCTCGGTCTTCACGTTCGACATCGATCTCGCCGACGCCGATCGCGGCGTCTACGAACACCTCGACCTGCGCGTCGCCCGCCACCCGTCGGAGTCCGACACGTTTCTCGTCGCGAGAGTGCTGGCGTATTGTCTCGAGCACACGGACGGCATCGCGTTCTCGCGCGGACTGTCCGACGCCGACGATCCGCCGATGGCCGTCCGCGATCTGACGGGCGCCCTGCAGACCTGGATTGACGTCGGCACCCCTTCGGTCGAGCGGCTGCATCGCGCCTCGAAGGCGGCGGCGCGCGTCGTCGTCTACATCCACAAGGAGCACGGACAGTGGCTCGGGTCGCTCGAGGGGGCGAGGATCCACCGCGCCGCGGAGCTCGAGCTGCGCGCGATCGACCGCGGCCTGATCCGCGGCCTGGCGGACGCGCTGGAGCGCCGGATGTCGTTCGCGCTCTCGGTCGCCGAAGGGGAGCTGTTCGTGTCGCTGGGCGACCGGACGCTGTCGGGCAGGGTGGAACGCATCCTCCTGGGAAGAACAGCAGGGTGA
- a CDS encoding carboxypeptidase-like regulatory domain-containing protein: MKLAVPFGLTALAVVIGSASGLAQRGAAPGANAAVAIDADDIGGVVTSRTGPEAGVWVIAETADLPTRFVRIVVTDDRGRYVLPDLPKANYDVWVRGYGLVDSAHVKSAPGARVNLTAIPAPDARAAAQYYPAGHWFSLMQVPGKNEFPGTGANGIAPGMKTQADFLRTLKSGTCWACHALGTKATREIPAALHATSSADGWQRRILSGQAGANMMQGMTSLGMERALTMFADWSDRIGKGELPPAPSRPQGLERNVVITEWDWADPKAYLHDEVSTDRRNPRLNANGLIYGALELSADYLPVLDPARNAAARVPLTVRDPATRPTSADMAAPSPYWGSEPIWTSRNNVHNPMFDGKGRVWITSAVRPPANPDFCKAGSDHPSAKLFPVNNASRHLAVYDPATKQLTHISTCFSTHHLMFAEDANDTLWTSGGGPVVGWLNTRLFDETHDEAKSQGWTALILDTNGNGRRDAYVEPNQPRDPAKDTRYGGGLYAVAPAPDGSIWGTSLGMPGAVVRLVPGANPPETALAEVFEPPFDDPKNPAFSPRGGDVDRNGVYWAALASGHLASFDRRKCKGPLNGPAATGRHCPEGWALYTEPLPQLKGVTDPGSAGASYYTWVDQFDVSGLGANTPINTGNGAEALLALKDGKWVVMRVPYPLGYYTKWVDGRIDEPSGGWKGRGIWSTVSTRAPFHMETGKGTTSKVVKFQLRPDPLAK, encoded by the coding sequence ATGAAGCTCGCTGTACCGTTCGGCTTGACAGCGCTCGCCGTCGTCATCGGGAGCGCAAGCGGCCTCGCGCAGCGCGGCGCGGCGCCGGGGGCGAACGCCGCCGTGGCCATCGATGCCGACGACATCGGCGGGGTGGTGACGAGCCGCACGGGTCCGGAAGCGGGCGTCTGGGTGATTGCCGAGACGGCGGATCTGCCGACGCGATTCGTCCGCATCGTCGTCACCGACGACCGGGGCCGCTACGTGCTGCCGGACCTGCCCAAGGCGAACTACGACGTCTGGGTGCGCGGGTACGGGCTCGTCGACTCCGCGCACGTCAAGAGCGCGCCGGGCGCGCGCGTCAATCTCACGGCGATCCCCGCGCCGGATGCGCGGGCCGCCGCTCAGTACTACCCGGCCGGGCACTGGTTCTCGCTGATGCAGGTGCCCGGCAAGAACGAGTTCCCCGGCACCGGCGCGAACGGCATCGCCCCCGGCATGAAGACGCAGGCGGACTTCCTGAGAACGCTCAAGTCGGGAACCTGCTGGGCGTGTCACGCGCTGGGCACGAAGGCGACGCGCGAGATTCCGGCCGCGCTGCACGCGACGTCGTCGGCCGACGGGTGGCAGCGGCGGATCCTGTCGGGGCAGGCGGGCGCCAACATGATGCAGGGCATGACCTCGCTGGGCATGGAACGCGCCTTGACCATGTTCGCCGACTGGTCGGACCGGATCGGCAAGGGAGAACTTCCGCCGGCGCCGTCCCGGCCGCAAGGCCTCGAGCGCAACGTCGTCATTACCGAGTGGGACTGGGCGGATCCGAAGGCCTACCTGCACGACGAGGTGTCGACGGATCGGCGCAACCCGCGGCTCAATGCCAACGGCTTGATCTACGGCGCGCTGGAGCTCAGCGCCGACTACCTGCCCGTGCTCGATCCCGCGCGCAACGCCGCCGCGCGCGTGCCGCTCACCGTGCGCGACCCGGCGACGCGCCCGACGTCCGCGGACATGGCGGCCCCCTCGCCCTACTGGGGCAGCGAACCGATCTGGACGAGCCGCAACAACGTGCACAACCCGATGTTCGACGGCAAGGGACGCGTGTGGATCACGTCTGCGGTCCGGCCGCCGGCCAATCCGGATTTCTGCAAGGCCGGCTCGGATCATCCGTCGGCGAAACTGTTCCCGGTCAACAACGCATCGCGTCATCTCGCGGTCTACGATCCGGCCACGAAGCAGCTCACGCACATCAGCACCTGCTTCAGCACGCATCATCTGATGTTCGCGGAAGACGCCAACGACACGCTGTGGACGAGCGGCGGCGGTCCGGTGGTCGGCTGGCTCAACACGCGTCTGTTCGACGAGACGCACGACGAAGCGAAGTCGCAGGGGTGGACCGCGCTGATTCTCGATACGAACGGCAATGGCAGGCGCGACGCCTACGTCGAGCCGAACCAGCCGCGCGATCCGGCGAAGGACACGCGCTACGGCGGCGGGCTCTACGCCGTCGCGCCGGCGCCGGACGGCTCGATCTGGGGCACCAGCCTGGGGATGCCCGGTGCGGTGGTGAGGCTCGTTCCAGGCGCGAATCCGCCCGAAACGGCGCTCGCGGAGGTGTTCGAGCCGCCGTTCGACGATCCGAAGAATCCCGCGTTCTCGCCGCGCGGCGGCGACGTCGATCGAAACGGCGTCTACTGGGCGGCGCTCGCGAGCGGGCATCTCGCGAGCTTCGATCGGCGCAAGTGCAAGGGACCGCTCAACGGTCCGGCCGCGACCGGGCGGCATTGTCCCGAGGGCTGGGCGCTCTACACGGAGCCGTTGCCGCAGCTCAAAGGCGTGACCGATCCAGGCAGCGCCGGCGCCAGCTACTACACGTGGGTCGATCAGTTCGACGTCTCGGGCCTCGGCGCCAACACGCCGATCAACACCGGCAACGGTGCGGAGGCGCTGCTTGCGCTGAAAGACGGCAAGTGGGTCGTCATGCGCGTGCCCTATCCGCTCGGCTACTACACGAAATGGGTGGACGGCCGCATCGACGAACCGTCCGGAGGATGGAAAGGGCGCGGCATCTGGTCCACCGTCAGCACCCGCGCGCCGTTCCACATGGAGACCGGCAAGGGGACCACCAGCAAGGTGGTGAAGTTCCAGTTGCGGCCGGATCCGCTGGCGAAGTGA
- a CDS encoding GYD domain-containing protein, translated as MPLYLTKFSYTPATWARLIAHPEDRRKAAESYIESVGGKLHGFWYAFGTHDGYNLWEAPDNVSMAAVALAISGGGALSAFDTTVLLTVDETMEAMRKAGRIGYRAPGA; from the coding sequence ATGCCGCTGTATCTCACGAAATTCAGCTACACGCCCGCCACGTGGGCGCGGCTGATCGCTCACCCGGAGGACCGCCGGAAGGCGGCTGAGTCGTACATCGAGTCGGTCGGCGGAAAGCTGCACGGGTTCTGGTACGCCTTCGGGACGCACGACGGGTACAACCTGTGGGAGGCTCCCGACAATGTGTCGATGGCGGCGGTGGCCCTGGCGATCAGCGGCGGCGGTGCGCTCAGCGCCTTCGACACGACCGTGCTGCTGACGGTGGACGAGACGATGGAGGCGATGCGGAAAGCCGGCAGGATCGGATACCGGGCGCCCGGCGCGTAG
- a CDS encoding DUF1801 domain-containing protein encodes MKPEKMKAYGSFAEWKSDQSASNQRLINALAGLVRKAAPEFTPAVKWGQGCWTLAGAPKVYIHAEPDHVQFGFYAGSTLKDPHRLLAGSGKYVRHVKVFTTRGIAREALSALVEQVKREPK; translated from the coding sequence ATGAAACCGGAAAAGATGAAGGCCTACGGCTCGTTCGCCGAGTGGAAGAGCGACCAGTCGGCCAGCAATCAGCGGCTGATCAACGCGCTCGCCGGACTCGTCAGGAAGGCGGCTCCCGAGTTCACGCCCGCCGTCAAATGGGGACAGGGCTGCTGGACGCTGGCCGGCGCGCCCAAGGTCTACATTCATGCCGAACCGGACCACGTCCAGTTCGGCTTCTACGCCGGATCGACGCTGAAGGATCCGCACCGGCTGCTCGCCGGCAGCGGCAAGTACGTCCGGCACGTCAAGGTGTTCACGACCAGGGGCATCGCGCGGGAGGCCCTTTCGGCGCTGGTGGAGCAGGTGAAGCGCGAACCGAAGTGA
- a CDS encoding putative Ig domain-containing protein produces MRTLDPGRRRILLSAVFVLLFAVEARAGSTSLLLTGDPGDYITGGRTMYFTAADGAFTAYRNYDNGVSIGFNTPNFGHWWYLNFAAAGDQYLTPGVYANAIRWPFQLSTPGLSIYGDGRGCNVLSGSFEVKEVVYGPGAPGTAGSVLAFRATFEQHCEGWAAAARGEIRYNATVAIDMTAPSTMSVLERQPVAFTVRAADTDGRHVALSAAGVPQGALFVDNGDNTGTFSWLPLEGQAGTYLLTFRGDNGAGQVETIYTALDVIAVPPLNDDFSSPIVIEQFPYTNVQTTAKATSSYDDPFCAGSTHTVWYAFTPSNDMRVEFNTFGSDYDTTLAVYTGRRGALSQVACNDNAGGAQSRVRFDAQAGVTYWIMAGGYYWASSGRLQLNLLQAPPPLTIALALTESGGVDPTTGQAVVGGSITCSRPLLVSISGQLKQDHAQSSLTGRFALVVACDGTTDWTAAVVTSPGVFQGRAADLFVAGRAHVTATAEALDEDTGEKVQSNAAVRVVLRGGVR; encoded by the coding sequence ATGCGCACACTCGACCCGGGTCGCCGACGAATCCTTCTGAGCGCGGTCTTCGTGCTGCTCTTCGCCGTTGAAGCGCGCGCCGGATCCACCTCGCTCCTGCTGACCGGCGATCCGGGAGATTACATCACCGGCGGCCGCACCATGTACTTCACCGCGGCGGACGGGGCGTTCACGGCATACAGGAATTACGACAACGGCGTCAGCATCGGGTTCAACACGCCGAACTTCGGTCATTGGTGGTACCTGAACTTCGCCGCCGCCGGCGATCAGTACCTGACGCCCGGGGTTTATGCCAACGCGATCCGATGGCCATTTCAGTTGTCGACGCCCGGCCTCTCGATCTACGGCGACGGGCGCGGCTGCAACGTCCTGAGCGGCAGTTTCGAGGTCAAGGAAGTCGTATACGGGCCCGGCGCACCGGGCACGGCAGGCAGCGTGCTCGCCTTCCGCGCGACCTTCGAGCAGCACTGCGAGGGGTGGGCCGCCGCCGCGCGTGGGGAAATCCGCTACAACGCGACGGTCGCGATCGACATGACCGCGCCGAGCACGATGAGCGTGCTCGAACGGCAGCCGGTGGCCTTCACCGTCCGCGCCGCCGATACGGACGGGCGCCACGTGGCGCTGAGCGCAGCCGGCGTTCCGCAAGGCGCGCTGTTCGTGGACAACGGCGACAATACCGGGACGTTCTCGTGGCTGCCGCTCGAGGGTCAGGCCGGCACCTACCTGCTGACCTTCCGCGGCGACAACGGCGCCGGCCAGGTCGAGACGATCTACACGGCGCTCGACGTGATCGCCGTGCCGCCGCTGAACGACGACTTCAGCTCGCCGATCGTCATCGAGCAGTTCCCGTACACGAACGTGCAGACAACGGCGAAGGCCACCTCGTCGTACGACGATCCCTTCTGCGCCGGCTCCACGCACACGGTGTGGTACGCGTTCACGCCGTCGAACGACATGCGGGTCGAGTTCAATACCTTTGGCAGCGACTACGACACGACGCTCGCCGTCTACACCGGCCGGCGCGGCGCGCTGTCCCAGGTCGCGTGCAACGACAACGCCGGGGGCGCGCAATCGCGCGTGCGCTTCGACGCGCAGGCTGGCGTGACCTACTGGATCATGGCCGGCGGGTATTACTGGGCGTCGAGCGGACGGCTGCAGCTGAACCTGCTCCAGGCGCCGCCACCGCTGACGATCGCCCTGGCGCTCACCGAATCCGGCGGGGTCGATCCGACGACCGGTCAAGCCGTCGTAGGCGGCAGCATCACCTGCTCGCGTCCGCTGCTCGTCTCGATCTCAGGACAGCTGAAACAGGATCATGCGCAGTCCTCGCTCACCGGCCGTTTCGCGCTCGTCGTGGCGTGCGACGGTACGACCGACTGGACCGCGGCTGTCGTGACATCTCCGGGGGTGTTCCAGGGGCGCGCCGCTGACCTGTTCGTCGCCGGCCGTGCGCATGTGACCGCAACCGCCGAGGCGCTCGACGAGGACACGGGAGAGAAGGTGCAGAGCAATGCCGCCGTCCGTGTCGTGCTGCGCGGCGGCGTGAGGTAA